A part of Bombus huntii isolate Logan2020A chromosome 16, iyBomHunt1.1, whole genome shotgun sequence genomic DNA contains:
- the LOC126874737 gene encoding prostatic spermine-binding protein-like has protein sequence MGDAATKVLKRYLNNDDIVSPGVYLSSHYVRPNDVDNHDGDHDIDNHDDDNDVDNDDDDNDVDSHDDDHDVDNHDDDNDVDNYDDDNDVDNHDDDNDVDSHDDDNDVDSHDDDNDVDNHDDDNDVDNHDDDNDVDNHDDDNDVDSHDDDNDVDNHDDDNDVDDEAKQQRDSNCPLAFAPLRWKVIKGAKIRTGCA, from the exons ATGGGTGACGCGGCGACCAAAGTGttaaaacgatatttaaataa CGATGACATCGTTTcgcccggagtttatttatcaTCACATTATGTACGTCCTAACGATGTTGATAACCACGATGGCGATCACGATATTGATAACCACGATGACGATAACGATGTTGATaacgacgatgacgataacGATGTTGATAGCCACGATGATGATCACGATGTTGATAACCACGATGACGATAACGATGTTGATAACTACGATGACGATAACGATGTTGATAACCACGATGACGATAACGATGTTGATAGCCACGATGACGATAACGATGTTGATAGCCACGATGACGATAACGATGTTGATAACCACGATGACGATAACGATGTTGATAACCACGATGACGATAACGATGTTGATAACCACGATGACGATAACGATGTTGATAGCCACGATGACGATAACGATGTTGATAACCACGATGACGATAACGATGTTGATGacgaagcaaaacaacaacgtGATTCGAATTGTCCTCTAGCTTTTGCGCCGCTTCGTTGGAAAGTTATCAAAGGCGCGAAAATTCGTACAGGATGTGCGTAA